The nucleotide window CCACTTTTATTACGCATTATCCCACGGCCATTTCCCCGCTCTCGCGCAGAAATGATCAAGAGCCCAATTTTGTCGATCGCTTTGAACTCTTTATTTATGGTCGAGAATTAGCCAATGCTTTTTCGGAGCTCAATGATCCCATCGATCAAAAAGAACGTTTCACGAAACAGGTGGAATGTCGCGATAAGGGGGATGATGAGGCCATGTTTTTGGATGAAGATTTTATTCGAGCCCTCGAATACGGCATGCCTCCTACGGCAGGGCAGGGAATCGGCATTGATCGCTTGGTGATGTTGCTGACGAATCAGCCTTCCATTCGGGATGTGATTTTGTTTCCACAATTGAGGGCAGAGAAGTAATTTGATTTTTCACCCTCACCCTAACCCTCTCCCTCTCCCTCAAGGGAGAGGGGACTTTCTATATGTCCCTCCTCACTCAAATCGCCACTCGCTACCTCAGTGGAACTCATAAGGGCTTTCGTCTTAATTTATTGGCCACAGTTTCATTTTTATCCGTGGCCTTGGGGGTGTTTGCGCTGGTATTCGTCCAATCGGTGATGGGGGGCTTTGGGCAGGATTTGCAAGGCAAGATTTTGAGATTGTCGCATCCTCTTATTCTCAACCCTCAAAATCCTTCGCTTTATTCTTCTCTGAAAGCTCCTTCGATTTCTCCAGATAAAAACATAAAAAAAATATATCCCTTTTTTGAAACTGAAGTGATTTTAAGAACGGCCGACAATGCTTCGCAAGGGATCAAACTCAAGGCGGTGGGGGCGGAGCATATCGAGGAGAAGATCCATGTGGAGTATAGCCATGAGGCCTCTCAAAAAGATTTTTCTCCTTCGGATGAAAATTATCCTGGTATTGTAATAGGTTCAGAACTCGCTCGTCGCCTCAATGTGCTTCCTGAATTGAATGAAGAACTGGAACTGATTTATCCCTTTGGAGAAGTGGATCCCAGCGGTGAGATGCGTCCCAAGACCCGACGTTTTCGGGTGATCGGAACTTTTAAGACCGGCTATCTCGATTACGATCAAAAATATGCCCTGGTCGCCTTAGATCAAGGCAGACGTTTAGTCCCCTCCGCTGAGGTTCCCTATCAGTGGGCCTTGGAACTTGAAGATTTCTGGCAGTCGGAGGCATTGGCTCAAAGTCTTAACGCTCAATTGCAAGGCAACTATGTTGCAGAAACCTGGGCAAATAAAAACGCCAGACTTTTTTCTGCCTTGAAGCTTGAGCGTAAAGTAATGTTTGCGGTGCTTGTGCTCATGATCGTTATTGCGAGCTTTAATTTATTGACGCTCACTCTCATGCTCTCCGCCCAGCGAGCCCGTGAGATTGCGCTCTTAAAAGTTTTGGGTTTGAGACAAAGACAAGTGGAATGGTTGTTTGGGCAGATGGGTTTGGTAGTAGGTTTTTTCGGAGGGGCTTTGGGTTTGTTGCTGTCGCTTGCGGCCCAATTTTATTTAACCAAACATCCCTTTCCTTTGCCGGCTGCTTATTATCTTGAAAGTTTACCTCTGCAATTAGATCCTTTTTTTATGTTGCTAGTTTGGGTCTTGGCTATTGGCCTGGCTTTTTTTTCCTCCTGGTTTCCGGCTCGGAAAATAAGAGGGATGAAGGAGGCGGTTTTGTTGAAAGAGCAGGATTGAATTCAAAAATTACCTATGCCCCTCACCCTCCAACTCATCTTCAGACCCCTCTTCTCCAAGCGCAAGGCCCTCATCGGCTCACTTGCCTGGATTGTAATTTTGGGTCTGGTCTTAGGCGTGCTTGCTCAAAGTACGGCGGTGTCGATTTTGAGTGGATTTGAAAAGGTATTTCAGCAATCGATTTTAGCCTTTAATGCACATCTGGTTTTAATGAAAGATTCGGAGCTCTCCGAAAATGGGGTAGTCTTTAAAGACCTCGAGAAATTAAAAGAGGCATCCCAAATAAAATCCATTGCTCCTTTCATTTATCGAGAGGCCTTGTTGGCTTATCATTCCAAAATTAAAGGAGTGGCGATCAAGGGCACTCCAATTCAATCGCTGAGCGGAGTTTATTCTCTTCAAATTTCTTTATTGCCTAATGCAATGAGCGTAAGCGAGTTGGAAAAAAATGAAAGGATTGTCCCCGTGCTTTTAGGAAAGGCCTTATTTGAAGAGTTAAAAATCAATCCTCAAGATCCTGTTATTTCTTTGCTCTCTCCCAAGGCCGATTTGGAAAATATCTCCTCGAGTAAAAATTTCGAACGCTTTAAAGTCATCGGAACTTTTAGTTCTGGCCTTTATGAATTTGACTCCCATTTTGTTTTTTTATCGCTGGCGAATGCGCAACAATTCTATGGTCTGGCGGGTTTGGTGAGCGGTTTTGAAATGCAATTGAACGATTTCAAACAAGCTAAAAGTTTGGCTATCCAGCTGAAAGAAAAGCTGGGTCTTGGCTATGAAGCAGTTTCCTGGGATGTATTGAACGCCGATATTTTTGATTCCCTTAAAACTGAAAAAGGGATGTTTTTTTTAATGATGGGACTGATTGTGCTGATTGCGAGTTTCAATTTGGTGGGTTTGGTGGCGGTGCTTTTCAGCGAACAAAAGCATGATTTTGCGACCTTGAGTGTCTTGGGCTTGAGTGCTCTGCGTCTGAAGTTCTTGGTGGTGGCTCAATGTTTTTTTCTCTCACTCACCGGAGTCTCTTTCGGTCTGCTCTTGAGTGCCACCTTGGCCTTTGCGCTCAATCATTTTCACTGGATTCGCCTGGCCCAGGAAGTTTATCTGATTTCGGAACTTCCCTTGGAATTTAAGCCCACTTATGCCTTGGCCGTATTGCTGTATGCCTTGGCTTTAAGTTTGATCATGAGTTTGGCTGCGAGTTTAAGAACAAATACCCAAGAAGTTTTATTTCGGAAGTGAGGTCTTGTGCCTGCGTTACTAGAAGCAAAAAAAATCTCCAAATTTTTTCAAAAAGAAGGACGCCAACTCCACATTTTGACGGATGTGAATCTTGAATTGAATCTGGGTGAAGAGTTGGTGTTGTGGGGGGCTTCCGGTTCTGGGAAAACCACCTTGCTGCACCTACTAGGCGGTCTTGAAAAACCCAGTGAAGGCGAGGTTTTTTTCGAGGGCCAAAATTTATCCTTGATGTGTGACAAAGAACGGGCTCAGTTTCGAAATCGAAACCTGGGTTTTGTGTTTCAGTCTCACCATTTGCTGCCCTTGTTCACGGCCTTGGAAAATGTGAGAATACCTCTTCAAATCGCTGGAAAATCAAACGATGAAGCGACTGAGCAAGCGAAGGATATTTTACAGAAAGTAGGATTAGAACAGCGCTTCAATCATTATCCCGATGAACTTTCTGGTGGAGAGCAGCAGCGCGTTGCCATTGCACGTGCCTTAATCCATCATCCCAAGTTAATTCTTGCCGATGAACCCACGGGTAATCTAGATAGCGAAAATTCTAAAATAGTGTTTGATCTACTGCTAAAAATGAATGAGGAGCAACACTCGGCTTTAATTGTGGTGACGCACAACCCTTTGCTTGCAGAGCGTATGGGTCGCCGCTTAACGATTCAGGATGGACATGTTTATTCAAAGTAAAAAATTCTGGCTTATGATTTCCTTGATTTGGGTGCTTTCCCAAGGTGGAAAGCTCTGGGCCGCCCAGACTGTTGTGGAACTTGATTTGGAAGGGAATTCAAAAGTGGAGTCCGCCTCCATTCTCAAACAACTTCGCATCCAGAAGGGGCAGGCTTTTTCCGAAGATCGCGCTCATGAAGATTTGAAGAAGATTTACGGCATGGGCGTGTTTTCTGAGGCGGAGGTGGAGAAGAAAGAAGTCTCTGGTGGTGTAAAAATTATTTACCGCGTCAAAGAAAATCCCCTCGTTTCAAAAATCACCTTCGAAGGAAATAAAGACCTTTCATCCACCAAGATCTTGGAGGTGGTGACGCAAAAATCCCTTCAGCCTCTCAACGAAAAAAAGGTAGGCGAGACCAAAGAGAAAATTAAAGAACTCTATACCAAAGAAGGAATGGGCTTTGCTCTCATTGAAGCCGAAATAAAGCCAGACACCAGCCAGAAGAACGAGGTAGAACTTCACTTTAGGCTTTCTGAAAATAAAAAGATGAAGGTGAAAAAAATTAGCTTTAGTGGAAACTCCGTTTTTTCAGAACGCAAGTTGAGGTCGTTGATGAAAACCAAGAAGAAAGGCATCCTTTCCTTCTTGAGTGGTTCCGGAAAATACAAGGAAGAAATGGTGGAGCGCGATGTTGCCTTTCTCGCCTATCAATACCTGAATACCGGTTATTTGAAGGTTCAGGTGGAAAAACCCGAAATTATTCCCTTGGGCGGGAAAAAAGGTGGAATCGAATTGCATTTCAATATTACCGAAGGAAATCGCTATAGGGTAAGGGATATCAAACTGCAGGGAGATGTCTTGACTACCCCCGATGAACTTCTCGGAAAATTTGATAAAGTGAAGGGGACTTATTATTGCCAAAAGGTGATTGAAGACGATTTACAAAAACTCACCGAGCTCTACGGCAACCAGGGCTATGCCTTCGCCAATATCCGTCCCAAGCCGCTGCCCATTGAGGAAAGCAAAGAAGTGGATTTGGAGTTGGATGTTGATAAGGGTGAAAAACTGAGCGTTGAGAGGGTCAATATTACCGGCAATACCATTACTCGTGACAAGGTCATCCGCCGCGAACTTAAGGTGACAGAAAATAGTCTTTACAATGAATCGCTTGTGAAGGAATCCAAAAAACGCCTGGAAGCCCTCGGATATTTTGAAACCGTCGATTTTTCTACTCCCAAAGGTTCTGGTGAAGACAAACTTAATCTGAATATCAATGTGAAAGAAAAACCCACCGGAACTTTTTCCATTGGCGCGGGCTATAGTTCTGCGGAGAGTTTTATGCTCACAGGCTCCATCTCCAAACAGAATTTTATGGGTTTTGGAATCAGCGGTGCGGTGAATGCCGAATTTTCAAAACTTCGCCAGTTGTTTACCGTGCAGATGTTGGATCCCTATTTTTTAGACACCCGCTGGATGTTGAGCAGCAGTGCCTCTAAAATGCTTGTGCGTTACACCGATTTTGACCGGGATTCTTATGGAGGAGAGCTTCGCTTGGGGCATCACCTTTTTGACAATTCATCGGTGTCGTTGGGTTATAAAATTGAAGAAGTAAGTGTTAATAATTTTTCGGCCATTGTGCCCGATTTCTTTCGTCAAAATGCCTCGGGTCTTACCTCCAGTTTGTTATTTAGTTTAGATCGTGATACGCGAAACAACCGTATCACAGCCACCAAAGGATCTTACAATTTGCTGACCCTCGAATATGCTGGAGTAGGCGGCGATAACAAATTCCTGAGGGTGGATGCGAATTCTCGCTGGTTCTTGCCGGCGTTTCCCAAGAAGACAGTTTTGAAGGCGAATGCACGCATCGGGTATATTAAATCGCTGGATGATAAGCCTGTCCCCTTGTTTGAGCGCTATTTTACAGGGGGGATCAACTCGCTTCGGGGTTTTGATCCCCGTTCTGTCGGTCCCAGTTTGATGATTCCCCTTTCTCCGACTGGAGGGGATGAAACTTTTGTGTATGGGGGAAATAAATCATTGCTCTTTAATCTGGAATACGAGTTTCCCATTTACGATGGCGCAGGGTTTAAGGGTGTCGTCTTTCTCGATGCGGGGAATACCTTTGCGGAAAATGAAAATTACAGCTTGAAAAACTTGCGTACCGATTGGGGAGTAGGGTTCCGTTGGATTTCACCTTTTGGTCCTCTGCGCTTCGAATGGGGTTTCCCTTTTAACCGCAAAGAGAACGAAAAAAGTAAGGTCTTTAATTTTACGATCGGAACTTTTTTTTAATTTTTCTTTTAACTTGTTTTATCAAATTGGTTTTGTTTAATGCGTAAACTTAGGTGAAAATAATATTATAAGGAGATGAGTATGAAAAAGCTTTTTATAGCTTCGGTGATGGTTCTAACTCTAAGCTTTGGGGCTTCGCTCAAAGCCCAAGAAAAGATTGGCTTGGTGGATATCCAGAAGGCACTCAATGAAGTGGAAGAGGGAAAGTCCGCGAAGGCCCGCTTGAAGGGCGAGTTTGATCAAAAACAGAAGTCACTGGATGCCCTTCAAAATGACCTCAAAAACATGAAAGACAATCTCGATAAGCAAAAAGTGGCTTTGAGTCAGGATGCCATGAAACAAAAAGAAAATGAATATCGAGATAAATTTGTGGAGCTTCAGAAAAAATTAGCCGAATTTCGGGGTGAGCTTCAGCAAAAGGAAGCCCAATATACGGGAGACATTATCAATCGCCTGAAGCAAGTGGTGCAAGAAGTTGGGGCCAAAGATAAATTCACCCTCATTTTTGAAAAGGCCCAGGAGAGCGTCTTGTATGCACCCAATGCAACCGATTTAACCCCTCAGGTTATCGCCGCGTTCAATTCCAAACCCAAGGGGAAATAGATGAATGTTTCGAATACCCTTCTTGAAATTTTGGCATGTCCTAAATGCCAAGGAAGGCTTTCCTTTGAGGCTAAAGAAGAAGGTGTGGTTTGTGCGCCTTGCTCACTTTTTTATCCCGTAGAAAATGGAAAGCTTCAGCTTGTGGAAGAGGAAGCTCTTGAAATGAGGCAAGGAGTGCCTTGTCGTAATGCAGACAAAGCTAAATCTCCTCTGGCTTATTTTTACATTGAAGAAGGACCAAACCAGGGCGAAGTGGTTCAACTGCAAGCTGGGCATTGCAAAGCCATAGGGCGTAGCATTGATGATTTAAATAGTACTCAAATTTTTTCTACTGAGCCTACTGTCCCTTTGGACGACTTTACCAAAAAGCTGGTTTTGAATTATCTGGCCAAAAAAAGGACTAAAATTGCGGCATCTCCAGCGGCTTCCTCAAAATCTGTAGAATCGAAATCAGAAGGTTTGGGGTCCTTTAAACGGGATGCCGATTTGGTGCTGAATGATCCTGCCATTTCTCGTCTACACGCCATGCTATTTAATGACGAATCGGGTGCGGGAGTTCTGGATTTGGTCTCTAGAAATGGAACTTATGTGAACGGTCAAGAAGTAGAATCCAAGAGTCTGCAAGAAGGGGATGTGGTGGATGTGGGGTCGACTAAGATCTGTTTTAGTTTAAAGAAGGTACGCTAATCTATGCGCAGTATGACCGGTTATGGGACAGGAGACTTCGAATGGAAGAAGAAAAAAATCCATTTGGAAGTCAAGACAGTCAACCATCGTTTTTGTGAGGTGAATCTCCGCATTCCGCCTCGTTATTCTATCTTGGAACTTGAACTTCAGGATTTCTCAAAGAAGAATTTTGAACGGGGTCGAATTGATATTTTTATCCGAGAACAAAATGCCAGTTCGGTTAAAAAAATTATTGTCGACGAAGATCAGCTGCAGCGCTATTTGAAGATGATTCAGCAGCTCTCAAAAAAGTATGGTTTGTCCAAGGAGGTTCCTGCGGAAAGATTTTTTTCCTTCCCCGGGGTGGTGAGTGTTGAAGAAGAGCCGGAAACTGAAATTTCCCTCTTGCTTCCGGAGTTGAAAAAGAATTTGGAAAAGGTATTCCAAAAAGTAAAAAAACTGCGTGAAAAAGAAGGGGAAGGAATTAAAAAAGATTTTTTTAATCGATTGGACTTTATCGAAAAAAATATCCTTGCAGTTGAGAAACAAATTCCGGGGGTGATTTCCTTGTACAAGACGCGTCTTCAGGAGCGGATTGAGAAGATGCTGAAGAATTCCGTTGAGGAGTCACGCCTTGCCCAGGAAGTGGCTTATTTTGTAGATCGTAGCGATACCTCAGAGGAGATCCAACGTTTAAAAAGTCATATTTCCCATTTTAGGGAAGTTTTTAAAGAAAAAGATGCCATCGGTCGAAAGCTGGATTTTATTCTCCAGGAAATACATCGGGAGTTGAATACCCTGGGTTCCAAAGCCCAAGATAGCGAGATTTCCAGGTGGATTGTCGCTTCCAAGCATGAACTCGAGAAAATGCGGGAGCAGGTACAGAATGTGGAGTGATTATTTTTTGCAATTCGAGCGCCTCAAATCGTAAAACCAAATCCAACTGGTAATCAATACCAAACCCTTTCACAAATCTTCTCCACCGATTCACTCTGATTCAAAATGTAAAAATGAAGTCCCGGTGCGCTTTGGCCCATCAGCTCTAGAGCCTGGTTCGTAGCATGTTGAATGCCATAACTCTTCACGGCTTGGGGGTTAGATTGAATTTCTTCCAGATCTTTTTTTGTGGATTTAGGAATTTTTGCGCCACACATTCCGGTAAATTTTTGAATTTGGGTGTAATTGGTGACGGGCATGAGTCCGGGAAGGATACGACAAGTGATTTGCTTGCTTCGGCAGAGGCGGGCGAATTGAAAGTAATCCGCATTATCAAAAAATAATTGAGTGATGATGAAATCTGCACCCGCGTTGACCTTGCTTCTCAGATGGTCCAAATCTTCTTCTAAGCTACAAGCTTCGATATGTTTTTCAGGGTATCCGGCAACCCCAATACTGAAATAATCTTTGGTTTGTTCACGCACAAAGGCAACGAGTTCACTGGCATGATGAAAGCCGTTTTTCGGTGCGATGAATGTTTTGCTGCCTTGAACGGGATCACCCCGCAAACAAAGGATATTCCGAATGTTGCGCCTTTGCAGGTCTTCTAAAGATTTTAAAATTTCATCTTTTGCACTACTCACGCAGGTAAGATGGGCCACGCCATGAGTGCCTAAATTCTTATTAATTCTTTCGACAATATCAAAGGTCTTTCCCGTTTCACTTCCCATAGCCCCCATGGTGACCGAAATAAAAGTAGGATTAAATTTTTGCAATTTTTCCAAATGAACAAAAAGGTTTTTTTCTCCTTCTGCGGTTTTGGGAGGAAAAATTTCGAAGGAGAGGGTTCTCGTGCTATCTTGGAGTATTTGTCGGAGTTGCATTGATAATTCCCCCTCTTAAGCTAAGAGGGGGTCAGGGGGCGTTATGGCTCTTGGATGCAAAGTGACCATAACCCCTCCTAACCTCCCCTTAGCTTAAGGGGAGGGATATTCTAATACGGATAATATCCCGCGATTTTTGCCACCCCTAGGGCGACTTTTTCTAGACCTAAAACTCTAAACATCAAAATGGTTCCCTGGGGATGACCTCCCTGAAAAGGAAGCCAGGCCCAGGCTACAAAGTGAAAGGTAATCAAACAGGAAGCAGCATAGAGAGTTTTGGGGTACTTACTCAAGATTTTTTTAAGACTACTAAAATAAGTAGCACAGAAATTTTGCCACAATCTTAAAAAGCATAAACCCAAGCCATGAGCCAGGCCCCAAATCACAAAGGCCGTGGTGGTATCGTGCCACATCCCACAAAAGAAAAAGGTGAAAATGTAGTTTAAATATTGTCTTTTATTTTTCCCCCCCAGGGGCTCGTACACATATTCACTCAAGATAGAAGAAAGAGACCTGTGCCAATTTCTCCAAAAGTGGGCGAGATTTTTTTGAAAATAGGGGTAGTTGTAATTTTCACAAAGCGGCATCCCTATGGTGCTTGAAATGCTGATATTGATGTCATTGGCGCCTGAAGAGACGAGATAGAAGGTGAGGGCGTTCAAATAAAAAATCTTCACGACCAGCCAATAATTCAAGCTTAAGGCGTGACTCCAATAGCTGGCATAATCCAGGTTTAACAGTTTTACGCTGATCACAATTTTGAGTAAACCGATCCCAAAACGCAGGAAATAACTTCGTTGCCAGTTCATGCTCCATTTTTTTCCCTCAAAAAATGGAAAAGCATAAAAGCGTTGGATGCGTTCAATAGGGCCTCCCATGAGAGAGGGAAAGAAAAAGACATACAGTAGAAAATTGCCCAGCTTTTTGTTTTCGATTTTTCCTCTTTTCCAATCGACACTCACATGCAGGATACGCCAAATGAGGTAAGAGAGTCCCAAGGATTGAACACTATCTCTGGGAAGATGCAGCCCCAGATGGCTGGCATTCATCAATAAAAAATAAAGAGAAAAACTTAAGGCCGGAATAATTTTTAAATAAAGACCACGCCTGTTTTCGGGCAGGGTATCCATCTTTCTGAGAAAGAAATACCAAAATAAGACATACAAAAAGATACAGAGTAAAACCTGAGGTCCTAACACATGGAGGGCCAATGCAAGGCTGAGGGCGAAAAGAATAATTTTTCTTTTTTTGGGAAAAAGAGAAAATAGAACAAAGCAAAGACACAAAAAAAAGACCAAGACGAGTACACTGCCGCCCATGCCTCCTCCCAAGTAGGAGGCAAAGAATTGAAAAATGTGGTCGAGAGTGGCAGTGAAGTGTTCTTTCAACGTTTATTTTCCTGCAATAGAACACTAGAGAGTGTTAGTGTTTTTTTTTGAAGAAGCTCTTTTCGCAGACGGTAAGTTTTGAAGAGGGCTTCAAAGACAATTTTCTTACTCATTTTGGATTTTCCATCTTCACGATCTACAAAAATGAAGGGGATTTCCTTGAAATGAAAACCCTTTTGAAGGGCGCGAGTGGTCATTTCAATTTGAAAAGAATAGCCATTGGCCTGGATGGGGCAACTGAGCAAATATTCCAATACGGGTCGACGAAAGGCCTTAAAGCCACCGGTTAAATCGTGCACGGGAGATTTTAAAACCAGTCGCGCATAAAGATTCCCACCCCGGCTTATGATTTGACGGAGAACTCCCCAGTTCTGGGTCCCGCCATTTTTGATGTAACGAGAAGGCAATACAAAATCGACCTGGGCTAATTCTTTGATCATGAGCGGAAGGAGAGAAGGTGGATGAGAAAAATCGGCATCCATCTGGATGATGATTTCAGCGCCCAGCTCCAAGACACGTTTGAAGCCCGCCAAATAAGCTCGACCCAGGCCTTCTTTTTTTAGGCGATGCAATACAAAAATTTGTTCGGGTTTTTCGCTGGCAAGTTGATCTGCAATTTTCCCTGTGCCATCGGGCGAATTGTCGTCTACGATGAGTAAATGAGTGTGCGGTAAATGATAAAAAATGGCTTCCACGATCTTCTGAAGATTTTCAATTTCGTTGTAGGTAGGAAGCACGACAAAGGTTTTAGACATAGGGGGTGCTTTTTTCTTTATTTTTTAAGAAAAGTAAAGATAAAGATTCTACCTCACCCTAACCCTCTCCTACACTAGGAGAGGGCCGGGGTGAGGTATTACAAAGGAGTCCACATGCTAGCCTGCCTCGACCTCGAAGGAGTACTCATCCCCGAAATCTGGATCGAGTTTTCCAAAAAAACAAATATTCCCGAGCTTTCGCTCACCACTCGCGACGTGCCTGACTATGATGTGTTGATGAAAAGACGTCTGAAGCTTTTGGACGAGCACAAACTGACGCTCAGAGAAATTCAGGAAGTGATTGGATCTTTAAGCCCTCTCGAAGGTGCAGCGGATTTTCTCAATTGGCTTCGAACTGAATTTCAGGTGATTATCCTCTCCGACACCTATTACGAATTTGCTTTTCCTTTGATGAAACAACTGGGTTTCCCCACTCTGTTTTGTCATTCTTTAGAACTCGATGAACGGCAAAAAATAGTGAATTACAAATTGAGACTCACCGATCAAAAAACAAAAGCCGTCAAAGGCCTGCAAGATCTCAATTTTAAGGTCATCGCTTCTGGGGACTCCTACAACGATACGGGGATGCTCAAACAAGCCGATGCGGGGATTTTATTTTGTCCTCCAGAAAACGTGATCAAAGAGTTTCCACAATTTCCAGTGGCCAGGAATTATGAGGAGATG belongs to Deltaproteobacteria bacterium and includes:
- a CDS encoding ABC transporter ATP-binding protein is translated as MPALLEAKKISKFFQKEGRQLHILTDVNLELNLGEELVLWGASGSGKTTLLHLLGGLEKPSEGEVFFEGQNLSLMCDKERAQFRNRNLGFVFQSHHLLPLFTALENVRIPLQIAGKSNDEATEQAKDILQKVGLEQRFNHYPDELSGGEQQRVAIARALIHHPKLILADEPTGNLDSENSKIVFDLLLKMNEEQHSALIVVTHNPLLAERMGRRLTIQDGHVYSK
- a CDS encoding ABC transporter permease gives rise to the protein MPLTLQLIFRPLFSKRKALIGSLAWIVILGLVLGVLAQSTAVSILSGFEKVFQQSILAFNAHLVLMKDSELSENGVVFKDLEKLKEASQIKSIAPFIYREALLAYHSKIKGVAIKGTPIQSLSGVYSLQISLLPNAMSVSELEKNERIVPVLLGKALFEELKINPQDPVISLLSPKADLENISSSKNFERFKVIGTFSSGLYEFDSHFVFLSLANAQQFYGLAGLVSGFEMQLNDFKQAKSLAIQLKEKLGLGYEAVSWDVLNADIFDSLKTEKGMFFLMMGLIVLIASFNLVGLVAVLFSEQKHDFATLSVLGLSALRLKFLVVAQCFFLSLTGVSFGLLLSATLAFALNHFHWIRLAQEVYLISELPLEFKPTYALAVLLYALALSLIMSLAASLRTNTQEVLFRK
- a CDS encoding YicC family protein, encoding MRSMTGYGTGDFEWKKKKIHLEVKTVNHRFCEVNLRIPPRYSILELELQDFSKKNFERGRIDIFIREQNASSVKKIIVDEDQLQRYLKMIQQLSKKYGLSKEVPAERFFSFPGVVSVEEEPETEISLLLPELKKNLEKVFQKVKKLREKEGEGIKKDFFNRLDFIEKNILAVEKQIPGVISLYKTRLQERIEKMLKNSVEESRLAQEVAYFVDRSDTSEEIQRLKSHISHFREVFKEKDAIGRKLDFILQEIHRELNTLGSKAQDSEISRWIVASKHELEKMREQVQNVE
- a CDS encoding polyprenol monophosphomannose synthase, producing the protein MSKTFVVLPTYNEIENLQKIVEAIFYHLPHTHLLIVDDNSPDGTGKIADQLASEKPEQIFVLHRLKKEGLGRAYLAGFKRVLELGAEIIIQMDADFSHPPSLLPLMIKELAQVDFVLPSRYIKNGGTQNWGVLRQIISRGGNLYARLVLKSPVHDLTGGFKAFRRPVLEYLLSCPIQANGYSFQIEMTTRALQKGFHFKEIPFIFVDREDGKSKMSKKIVFEALFKTYRLRKELLQKKTLTLSSVLLQENKR
- a CDS encoding OmpH family outer membrane protein, translated to MKKLFIASVMVLTLSFGASLKAQEKIGLVDIQKALNEVEEGKSAKARLKGEFDQKQKSLDALQNDLKNMKDNLDKQKVALSQDAMKQKENEYRDKFVELQKKLAEFRGELQQKEAQYTGDIINRLKQVVQEVGAKDKFTLIFEKAQESVLYAPNATDLTPQVIAAFNSKPKGK
- a CDS encoding ABC transporter permease, which gives rise to MSLLTQIATRYLSGTHKGFRLNLLATVSFLSVALGVFALVFVQSVMGGFGQDLQGKILRLSHPLILNPQNPSLYSSLKAPSISPDKNIKKIYPFFETEVILRTADNASQGIKLKAVGAEHIEEKIHVEYSHEASQKDFSPSDENYPGIVIGSELARRLNVLPELNEELELIYPFGEVDPSGEMRPKTRRFRVIGTFKTGYLDYDQKYALVALDQGRRLVPSAEVPYQWALELEDFWQSEALAQSLNAQLQGNYVAETWANKNARLFSALKLERKVMFAVLVLMIVIASFNLLTLTLMLSAQRAREIALLKVLGLRQRQVEWLFGQMGLVVGFFGGALGLLLSLAAQFYLTKHPFPLPAAYYLESLPLQLDPFFMLLVWVLAIGLAFFSSWFPARKIRGMKEAVLLKEQD
- the metF gene encoding methylenetetrahydrofolate reductase [NAD(P)H], which produces MQLRQILQDSTRTLSFEIFPPKTAEGEKNLFVHLEKLQKFNPTFISVTMGAMGSETGKTFDIVERINKNLGTHGVAHLTCVSSAKDEILKSLEDLQRRNIRNILCLRGDPVQGSKTFIAPKNGFHHASELVAFVREQTKDYFSIGVAGYPEKHIEACSLEEDLDHLRSKVNAGADFIITQLFFDNADYFQFARLCRSKQITCRILPGLMPVTNYTQIQKFTGMCGAKIPKSTKKDLEEIQSNPQAVKSYGIQHATNQALELMGQSAPGLHFYILNQSESVEKICERVWY
- the thrH gene encoding bifunctional phosphoserine phosphatase/homoserine phosphotransferase ThrH gives rise to the protein MLACLDLEGVLIPEIWIEFSKKTNIPELSLTTRDVPDYDVLMKRRLKLLDEHKLTLREIQEVIGSLSPLEGAADFLNWLRTEFQVIILSDTYYEFAFPLMKQLGFPTLFCHSLELDERQKIVNYKLRLTDQKTKAVKGLQDLNFKVIASGDSYNDTGMLKQADAGILFCPPENVIKEFPQFPVARNYEEMKHLFLEKKRDLAV
- a CDS encoding FHA domain-containing protein, translated to MNVSNTLLEILACPKCQGRLSFEAKEEGVVCAPCSLFYPVENGKLQLVEEEALEMRQGVPCRNADKAKSPLAYFYIEEGPNQGEVVQLQAGHCKAIGRSIDDLNSTQIFSTEPTVPLDDFTKKLVLNYLAKKRTKIAASPAASSKSVESKSEGLGSFKRDADLVLNDPAISRLHAMLFNDESGAGVLDLVSRNGTYVNGQEVESKSLQEGDVVDVGSTKICFSLKKVR
- the bamA gene encoding outer membrane protein assembly factor BamA: MISLIWVLSQGGKLWAAQTVVELDLEGNSKVESASILKQLRIQKGQAFSEDRAHEDLKKIYGMGVFSEAEVEKKEVSGGVKIIYRVKENPLVSKITFEGNKDLSSTKILEVVTQKSLQPLNEKKVGETKEKIKELYTKEGMGFALIEAEIKPDTSQKNEVELHFRLSENKKMKVKKISFSGNSVFSERKLRSLMKTKKKGILSFLSGSGKYKEEMVERDVAFLAYQYLNTGYLKVQVEKPEIIPLGGKKGGIELHFNITEGNRYRVRDIKLQGDVLTTPDELLGKFDKVKGTYYCQKVIEDDLQKLTELYGNQGYAFANIRPKPLPIEESKEVDLELDVDKGEKLSVERVNITGNTITRDKVIRRELKVTENSLYNESLVKESKKRLEALGYFETVDFSTPKGSGEDKLNLNINVKEKPTGTFSIGAGYSSAESFMLTGSISKQNFMGFGISGAVNAEFSKLRQLFTVQMLDPYFLDTRWMLSSSASKMLVRYTDFDRDSYGGELRLGHHLFDNSSVSLGYKIEEVSVNNFSAIVPDFFRQNASGLTSSLLFSLDRDTRNNRITATKGSYNLLTLEYAGVGGDNKFLRVDANSRWFLPAFPKKTVLKANARIGYIKSLDDKPVPLFERYFTGGINSLRGFDPRSVGPSLMIPLSPTGGDETFVYGGNKSLLFNLEYEFPIYDGAGFKGVVFLDAGNTFAENENYSLKNLRTDWGVGFRWISPFGPLRFEWGFPFNRKENEKSKVFNFTIGTFF